A stretch of the Euleptes europaea isolate rEulEur1 chromosome 14, rEulEur1.hap1, whole genome shotgun sequence genome encodes the following:
- the TOR4A gene encoding torsin-4A isoform X1: protein MDGQKPGSGAAALKCPQKLSHLSSPMRAIIRLRRTAQMLKKGLSPTERRTLQGDPQSKFLQRQISLGKAKLGSTSASVLSQASFEKAQYFTFDTSVQPPLTRSMKQKKRSKNPRVLYPGSSRRYLPTEQKSKAKRCLLLLVGIVCFQILNAIENLDDNLLKYDLDGLEKTMHREVFGQPLAIESIIALLKDYLSTHIHNKPLVISFHGPSGVGKSHVGWLLAKHFRSIIGHNFVLHYFTMHHCPDHASSLACQLDLSKKIGDMVTQAEIEEKIPFFILDEVEFMSLPLLETLSRFFQTNQTNEFLNAVYILISKEGGKEVTNFLLQNVSSNLSLPQSKVEELLTSLRPVLSHVHPLWGFVEIVPFVLLEKNHVQNCFYEEMMSEGIYPDTNHIESLASQLSYYVEGGRQYAVMGCKQVVAAVNLL from the coding sequence ATGGATGGCCAGAAGCCCGGCAGTGGGGCTGCTGCACTGAAATGCCCCCAGAAGCTCTCTCACCTTTCTTCCCCAATGCGGGCGATCATCCGCCTACGGAGGACAGCCCAAATGTTGAAAAAAGGCCTCTCACCAACAGAAAGGAGGAcccttcagggagatccccaatCAAAGTTCCTTCAGCGGCAGATCTCCTTGGGTAAAGCCAAGCTGGGTAGCACATCTGCTTCTGTTTTGAGCCAAGCGAGCTTTGAGAAGGCACAATATTTTACTTTTGACACATCTGTGCAGCCACCCCTAACAAGATCCATGAAACAGAAGAAGCGGAGTAAGAACCCCCGGGTGTTGTAcccaggcagcagcaggaggtaCCTGCCAACGGAGCAAAAGAGCAAAGCAAAGCGTTGCCTCCTCTTGCTTGTCGGCATCGTTTGCTTCCAAATATTGAATGCGATTGAGAACTTGGACGATAACCTCCTGAAGTATGACTTGGATGGGCTGGAGAAAACGATGCACCGGGAAGTCTTTGGGCAGCCTCTGGCCATCGAGAGTATTATAGCCTTGCTGAAAGACTACCTGTCAACCCACATACACAACAAGCCCTTGGTGATTTCCTTCCATGGGCCCAGTGGGGTTGGAAAGAGCCACGTTGGCTGGTTGCTAGCCAAACACTTCCGGTCAATCATAGGCCACAATTTTGTGCTCCATTACTTTACGATGCACCACTGCCCAGACCACGCTTCGTCTTTGGCCTGCCAGCTGGATCTATCCAAGAAGATCGGTGACATGGTAACCCAAGCTGAAATAGAAGAGAAGATCCCCTTCTTTATTCTGGATGAGGTGGAATTTATGTCTCTGCCCCTGTTGGAGACCCTCAGCAGATTCTTCCAGACAAACCAAACCAATGAGTTCCTGAATGCCGTGTATATCCTAATAAGCAAGGAGGGGGGTAAAGAGGTCACAAATTTCCTTCTGCAGAACGTTTCCAGCAATCTCTCACTGCCACAAAGCAAGGTGGAAGAGCTGCTGACCTCCCTCCGTCCTGTACTCAGTCATGTCCATCCTCTCTGGGGCTTCGTGGAGATAGTTCCATTTGTGTTGCTTGAGAAGAACCATGTCCAGAACTGCTTCTATGAGGAAATGATGAGCGAAGGCATTTACCCCGACACAAACCACATAGAGAGTTTAGCCAGTCAGCTCAGCTATTATGTAGAAGGAGGGCGGCAGTATGCCGTGATGGGCTGCAAACAGGTAGTGGCTGCAGTCAACCTGCTGTAA
- the TOR4A gene encoding torsin-4A isoform X2, with protein MGLHSLDTGNSCAEKTGLIGVQEEVEMDGQKPGSGAAALKCPQKLSHLSSPMRAIIRLRRTAQMLKKGLSPTERRTLQGDPQSKFLQRQISLGKAKLGSTSASVLSQASFEKAQYFTFDTSVQPPLTRSMKQKKRSKNPRVLYPGSSRRYLPTEQKSKAKRCLLLLVGIVCFQILNAIENLDDNLLKYDLDGLEKTMHREVFGQPLAIESIIALLKDYLSTHIHNKPLVISFHGPSGVGKSHVGWLLAKHFRSIIGHNFVLHYFTMHHCPDHASSLACQLDLSKKIGDMVTQAEIEEKIPFFILDEVEFMSLPLLETLSRFFQTNQTNEFLNAVYILISKEGGKEVTNFLLQNVSSNLSLPQSKVEELLTSLRPVLSHVHPLWGFVEIVPFVLLEKNHVQNCFYEEMMSEGIYPDTNHIESLASQLSYYVEGGRQYAVMGCKQVVAAVNLL; from the exons ATGGGGCTACATTCACTTGATACGGGGAACTCTTGTGCTG AGAAGACAGGACTGATAGGTGTGCAGGAGGAAGTCGAGATGGATGGCCAGAAGCCCGGCAGTGGGGCTGCTGCACTGAAATGCCCCCAGAAGCTCTCTCACCTTTCTTCCCCAATGCGGGCGATCATCCGCCTACGGAGGACAGCCCAAATGTTGAAAAAAGGCCTCTCACCAACAGAAAGGAGGAcccttcagggagatccccaatCAAAGTTCCTTCAGCGGCAGATCTCCTTGGGTAAAGCCAAGCTGGGTAGCACATCTGCTTCTGTTTTGAGCCAAGCGAGCTTTGAGAAGGCACAATATTTTACTTTTGACACATCTGTGCAGCCACCCCTAACAAGATCCATGAAACAGAAGAAGCGGAGTAAGAACCCCCGGGTGTTGTAcccaggcagcagcaggaggtaCCTGCCAACGGAGCAAAAGAGCAAAGCAAAGCGTTGCCTCCTCTTGCTTGTCGGCATCGTTTGCTTCCAAATATTGAATGCGATTGAGAACTTGGACGATAACCTCCTGAAGTATGACTTGGATGGGCTGGAGAAAACGATGCACCGGGAAGTCTTTGGGCAGCCTCTGGCCATCGAGAGTATTATAGCCTTGCTGAAAGACTACCTGTCAACCCACATACACAACAAGCCCTTGGTGATTTCCTTCCATGGGCCCAGTGGGGTTGGAAAGAGCCACGTTGGCTGGTTGCTAGCCAAACACTTCCGGTCAATCATAGGCCACAATTTTGTGCTCCATTACTTTACGATGCACCACTGCCCAGACCACGCTTCGTCTTTGGCCTGCCAGCTGGATCTATCCAAGAAGATCGGTGACATGGTAACCCAAGCTGAAATAGAAGAGAAGATCCCCTTCTTTATTCTGGATGAGGTGGAATTTATGTCTCTGCCCCTGTTGGAGACCCTCAGCAGATTCTTCCAGACAAACCAAACCAATGAGTTCCTGAATGCCGTGTATATCCTAATAAGCAAGGAGGGGGGTAAAGAGGTCACAAATTTCCTTCTGCAGAACGTTTCCAGCAATCTCTCACTGCCACAAAGCAAGGTGGAAGAGCTGCTGACCTCCCTCCGTCCTGTACTCAGTCATGTCCATCCTCTCTGGGGCTTCGTGGAGATAGTTCCATTTGTGTTGCTTGAGAAGAACCATGTCCAGAACTGCTTCTATGAGGAAATGATGAGCGAAGGCATTTACCCCGACACAAACCACATAGAGAGTTTAGCCAGTCAGCTCAGCTATTATGTAGAAGGAGGGCGGCAGTATGCCGTGATGGGCTGCAAACAGGTAGTGGCTGCAGTCAACCTGCTGTAA
- the LOC130487409 gene encoding zinc finger protein 397-like, which produces MENKMASELLVQGLSFQAQLEHNIEREEAQASLHCGKMKRAVLLDELLGLKLPQTVKKEQNWEAQRPKVLQTPITPAWNNLQPPLLTQQDDIEAYLGTFERVAEACQWPREEWVTRLAPALNGNIEQISCALGACDVKDYETLKEAILKIHNITAETRRQRFRQFCYPEAKDPLEICGRLRELCYQWLRPERHTKEEILELLILEQFLAILPKETQNWLRSQGPETCTQAVALLESFLLQQQKAKSWGKQELAPNAYEKEPDASGAGQNIACQEGGQESEADSSLQDVGMIPREKGLQPALKGETEELQSSLPTIHAGDLVQNHDQGRVWANQDLTANDLIRLPSTTDKNISAAYHDTGHRKIQDIGVGTGGKSNITRPHGKSFGRQIELLRDKRMYLGEKPYQCPKCRRRFSESTALLQHLKSHSAEKRYQCTECEMRFRQSSDLIKHQRIHTGEKPYQCQECGKRFSLCSALYRHCRGHSGVKPFQCKECGKSFTRNSSLAQHHRLHKR; this is translated from the exons ATGGAAAACAAAATGGCCTCTGAGCTGCTTGTCCAAGGTCTCTCCTTCCAAGCTCAACTGGAACACAACATTGAAAGAGAAGAAGCTCAAGCAAGCCTCCACTGTGGAAAGATGAAAAGGGCTGTCCTCCTTGACGAACTCTTGGGGTTGAAGCTACCACAAACTGTGAAGAAGGAACAGAACTGGGAAGCCCAACGGCCAAAAGTGCTACAAACTCCTATTACCCCAGCTTGGAACAACTTGCAGccacctctgttaacccaacAGGACGATATTGAGGCTTACCTGGGCACCTTTGAGCGTGTGGCTGAGGCCTGTCAATGGCCTCGAGAAGAGTGGGTGACCCGGCTTGCGCCAGCCCTCAATGGAAACATCGAACAGATCTCCTGTGCCCTGGGCGCCTGTGATGTAAAGGATTATGAAACACTGAAAGAGGCCATCTTGAAAATACACAATATTACCGCAGAGACCCGGCGCCAGCGTTTCAGGCAGTTCTGCTATCCAGAGGCCAAGGATCCACTGGAGATTTGTGGTCGCCTTCGGGAACTTTGCTACCAGTGGCTGAGGCCAGAGAGACATACGAAAGAGGAGATCCTGGAGCTTCTGATTCTGGAACAGTTTCTGGCCATCTTGCCAAAGGAAACCCAGAACTGGCTCAGGAGTCAAGGCCCTGAAACCTGTACGCAAGCGGTAGCCCTGTTGGAGAGTTTCCTGCTGCAGCAACAAAAGGCCAAAAGTTGGGGAAAACAG GAGTTGGCCCCAAATGCATATGAGAAAGAGCCAGATGCATCAGGAGCTGGGCAGAACATTGCCTGCCAGGAAGGTGGACAAGAGAGTGAGGCTGACAGCAGCTTGCAAG ATGTTGGAATGATCCCCAGAGAAAAAGGGCTGCAGCCTGCCTTGAAAGGTGAGACAGAGGAACTACAAAGCAGCTTACCAACAATACATGCGGGTGACCTTGTGCAGAATCATGACCAGGGGAGAGTGTGGGCTAACCAGGACCTAACCGCAAATGATCTAATCAGACTTCCATCAACAACGGACAAAAACATTTCTGCTGCTTATCATGATACAGGGCACCGCAAGATTCAGGACATCGGTGTGGGCACAGGAGGAAAATCAAATATAACTAGACCGCATGGCAAGAGCTTTGGCAGGCAGATAGAGCTTCTCAGAGACAAGAGAATGTATCTTGGAGAGAAACCGTATCAGTGCCCTAAGTGCAGGAGGAGATTCAGTGAAAGCACAGCCCTTCTCCAGCATCTCAAAAGCCATTCTGCTGAGAAACGATACCAGTGTACTGAGTGTGAGATGCGCTTCCGGCAGAGCTCAGACCTCATCaaacatcagagaatccacacaggggagaaaccataccaGTGTCAGGAGTGTGGGAAGAGGTTCAGCCTGTGCTCAGCTCTGTACAGACACTGCCGGGGACACTCTGGGGTGAAACCATTTCAGTGCaaagagtgtgggaaaagcttcacacGGAACTCTAGTCTAGCACAGCACCACCGGCTTCACAAGCGGTAG